A single window of Nicotiana tomentosiformis chromosome 1, ASM39032v3, whole genome shotgun sequence DNA harbors:
- the LOC138910550 gene encoding uncharacterized protein, producing the protein MTVVKNEDNKLISTRNIAGWRMCIDNRRLNDPTKKDHFPLPFIDQMLENVVGHGCYFFLDGYSGYNQIPIAPEDVEKTTFTYPSGIFAYRRMPYVLCNAPATFQRCMMSIFSDFNGKCLEVFIDDFTLFGYDFKDCLMNIELVLKRWSYRRFIKNFSSITKPLIALLAKDEKFVFDVECLRAFELIKEKLVSSPIMVTPDWSKPFEIMCDENGMIRRCIPEGEMGSILSHCHDGAAGGHYGGNRTVAKVMEADFYWSSLYKDARSYAIACDKCQRTSNISERDEMPLNSILVCEIFDVWGIDFMGLFPSSNSYEYILVAVDYVSKWIEVQMATSKKRKTPSTSIGRQAGTSRAKDVGTSRSRAFTSSRIYDQNKFVFCNTTEVNGPRATLIWCFVTGNDFDVAKAVGESSGGVWEMRMDALEQEMAGMRTSITDLGTRVDSLATQNAKSEKKIMAWMRALGRACHLDLGTVSDTE; encoded by the exons ATGACGGTGGTGAAAAATGAGGACAACAAGCTAATTTCTACTAGAAATATTGCTGGTTGGAGGATGTGCATAGACAATAGAAGGTTGAACGATCCAACGAAGAAGGATCACTTCCCTCTTCCTTTCATTGATCAGATGTTGGAGAATGTGGTAGGGCATGGATGTTACTTCTTTTTAGATGGATACTCAGGTTACAATCAAATACCCATTGCTCCTGAAGAtgttgagaaaactacatttacctACCCTTCTGGAATCTTTGCATATCGGAGAATGCCTTATGTACTTTGCAATGCACCAGCTACTTTTCAGAGGTGCATGATGTCAATCTTTTCAGATTTCAACGGGAAGTGTCTGGAGGTGTTCATTGATGACTTTACTCTCTTTGGATATGACTTCAAGGATTGTCTAATGAATATTGAACTTGTACTGAAACGAT GGTCTTATAGAAGGTTTATCAAGAATTTCTCCAGCATCACCAAGCCCTTAATAGCATTACTTGCCAAAGATGAGAAGTTTGTGTTCGATGTAGAGTGCCTCAGAGCATTCGAGCTGATTAAGGAAAAGTTAGTGAGTTCTCCCATAATGGTGACTCCTGACTGGAGCAAACCATTTGAGATTATGTGCGATGAGA ATGGCATGATTCGGAGATGCATACCAGAAGGGGAAATGGGAAGTATATTGTCCCATTGTCATGATGGAGCAGCTGGAGGACACTATGGAGGAAATAGGACTGTAGCGAAGGTCATGGAAGCCGATTTTTACTGGTCGTCCCTGTACAAAGACGCTAGATCCTACGCGATTGCATGTGACAAGTGCCAACGGACAAGTAACATTAGTGAGAGGGACGAGATGCCCCTGAATTCCATTTTGGTATGTGAAATCTTTGATGTCTGGGGCATCGACTTCATGGGTCTCTTCCCATCATCCAATTCATATGAGTACATCCTAGTGGCCGTTGACTACGTCTCCAAGTGGATCGAG GTGCAAATGGCCACTTCCAAGAAAAGAAAAACCCCAAGTACCTCCATAGGTAGGCAAGCAGGCACGTCCAGAGCTAAAGATGTGGGCACGTCCAGGTCGCGAGCTTTTACATCCTCTCGCATATATGATCAAAATAAGTTTGTCTTCTG CAACACAACTGAGGTGAATGGTCCCCGGGCTACTCTAATTTGGTGCTTTGTCACTGGCAACGACTTTGATGTGGCTAAG GCTGTAGGAGAATCTTCCGGTGGTGTGTGGGAAATGAGAATGGATGCCTTGGAACAGGAGATGGCGGGGATGCGCACTTCTATCACTGATTTGGGAACTCGAGTAGACTCACTAGCTACACAAAATGCCAAGTCCGAGAAGAAGATCATGGCATGGATGCGTGCACTTGGCCGGGCTTGTCACCTGGACCTTGGCACCGTCTCCGACACGGAGTGA